A DNA window from Pseudorasbora parva isolate DD20220531a chromosome 19, ASM2467924v1, whole genome shotgun sequence contains the following coding sequences:
- the il6 gene encoding interleukin-6 isoform X1 → MPSALSKLDRPDVLMLQTDTSSHFLSLTFLFSADKALFLSATLAVLIRLADALPAYSGMGELSETSGDEVQHVDVKSPLNDRQKWHRMAKDLQKHVKTLRDEQFETEFRETGNMTAYEGIRISTPLLQPSDGCLSRNFSTERCLGRIYSVLTWYKENWSFIEKENLTSPQVNDIKYETKRLLEAINSQLQVGDGQVDPISSAPLSVSSAWTQKTTVHSILFNFSRVMIDTCRAIQYMSKRKGGHWVKDIKTPRGSPSDKN, encoded by the exons ATGCCGTCAGCTCTGAGTAAGTTAGACCGACCGGATGTCCTCATGTTGCAGACAGACACTTCTTCTCACTTTCTCTCACTCACTTTTCTTTTCTCTGCAGACAAAGCTCTCTTCCTGTCTGCCACACTGGCAGTGTTGATCCGTCTCGCAGACGCGCTGCCAGCGTACAGCGGCATGGGGGAGTTATCAGAGACGTCAGGGGACGAAGTTCAGCACGTGGACGTGAAGAGTCCTCTGAACGACCGGCAGAAATGGCATCGGATGGCAAAAGATCTGCAAAAGCACGTGAAGACGCTGAGAGATGAACAG TTTGAGACCGAATTCAGAGAGACGGGCAATATGACGGCGTATGAAGGCATCAGGATCAGCACGCCTCTCCTCCAACCTTCAGACGGCTGTCTGTCCCGAAACTTCAGCACA GAAAGGTGTCTGGGCCGCATTTACAGTGTCCTGACGTGGTATAAAGAGAACTGGAGCTTCATTGAGAAGGAAAATCTGACCTCACCCCAGGTGAACGACATCAAATACGAGACGAAACGATTGTTGGAGGCCATTAACAGCCAG CTCCAGGTGGGCGACGGACAGGTGGATCCGATCTCCAGCGCCCCTCTGTCGGTCAGTTCTGCATGGACGCAGAAGACGACCGTACACTCGATCCTGTTCAACTTCAGCAGGGTCATGATCGACACATGCAGAGCCATCCAATACATGAGCAAAAGGAAGGGTGGACACTGGGTGAAGGACATTAAGACACCCAGAGGATCGCCCTCAGACAAGAACTAA
- the il6 gene encoding interleukin-6 isoform X2, translating into MPSALNKALFLSATLAVLIRLADALPAYSGMGELSETSGDEVQHVDVKSPLNDRQKWHRMAKDLQKHVKTLRDEQFETEFRETGNMTAYEGIRISTPLLQPSDGCLSRNFSTERCLGRIYSVLTWYKENWSFIEKENLTSPQVNDIKYETKRLLEAINSQLQVGDGQVDPISSAPLSVSSAWTQKTTVHSILFNFSRVMIDTCRAIQYMSKRKGGHWVKDIKTPRGSPSDKN; encoded by the exons ATGCCGTCAGCTCTGA ACAAAGCTCTCTTCCTGTCTGCCACACTGGCAGTGTTGATCCGTCTCGCAGACGCGCTGCCAGCGTACAGCGGCATGGGGGAGTTATCAGAGACGTCAGGGGACGAAGTTCAGCACGTGGACGTGAAGAGTCCTCTGAACGACCGGCAGAAATGGCATCGGATGGCAAAAGATCTGCAAAAGCACGTGAAGACGCTGAGAGATGAACAG TTTGAGACCGAATTCAGAGAGACGGGCAATATGACGGCGTATGAAGGCATCAGGATCAGCACGCCTCTCCTCCAACCTTCAGACGGCTGTCTGTCCCGAAACTTCAGCACA GAAAGGTGTCTGGGCCGCATTTACAGTGTCCTGACGTGGTATAAAGAGAACTGGAGCTTCATTGAGAAGGAAAATCTGACCTCACCCCAGGTGAACGACATCAAATACGAGACGAAACGATTGTTGGAGGCCATTAACAGCCAG CTCCAGGTGGGCGACGGACAGGTGGATCCGATCTCCAGCGCCCCTCTGTCGGTCAGTTCTGCATGGACGCAGAAGACGACCGTACACTCGATCCTGTTCAACTTCAGCAGGGTCATGATCGACACATGCAGAGCCATCCAATACATGAGCAAAAGGAAGGGTGGACACTGGGTGAAGGACATTAAGACACCCAGAGGATCGCCCTCAGACAAGAACTAA